A stretch of the Malus sylvestris chromosome 10, drMalSylv7.2, whole genome shotgun sequence genome encodes the following:
- the LOC126586784 gene encoding MDIS1-interacting receptor like kinase 2-like isoform X2, which yields MVRFSTYCDKVCFLACLILYLQLASSPKSAFASANSTEAEALLKWKASFQNQTQNNLTSWIKANEAPCNTWVGVSCNSAGSVNRLNLTNSGIQGTLLQFPFMSLPNLAYVDLSLNELFDQIPPEISSLTKLIYFDISYNQMSGKIPPEIGLLTNLQVLHLNANKFNGSIPQEIGQLKFVYELALNFNNLEGSIPASVGNLSQLTSLILFGNQLSGPIPPEIGNLSKLVELYLFDNYLSGPIPLSFGNLKNLTTMMLYNNTLSGSIPTSLCNLTNLVYLSLYDNKLSGTIPQEIGSLKFLVSLELTNNQLNGTVPSSFGNLSSLENLYLRGNQLSGSIPQEMENLIKLTILDLAINRFSGYLPRDICRGGLLQRFSAENNEFSGPIPKSLKGCKSLVRVRLEGNQFTSNISEDFGVYPNLQFVDLSDNNMYGEISDIWGQCPNLTTLIFAGNNLTGSIPSEIANATNLQELDFSSNHLVGVVPKDLGRLASMVNLKLNGNKLLGSIPSEFGAFTELEYLDVSTNKLNGSIPSTFGELVSLNYLNLSNNNFSQEIPFQLGQLFHLSQLDLSHNSLEGKIPSEMSNMQSLERLNLSHNNLSGLIPATFDGMRGLLYVDVSYNHLQGPIPNNKAFQDAHSFEGNVGLCGNVVGLQSCNKHVSKRKNNRKLVFAIVFPILGVVLLAFLAIVFIKTRRKKEPETDKSDIHDEEEVFSISLFDGKKLYSEIIRATDGFNSIYCIGKGGSGSVYKAKLPSGSIVAVKKLHQKLDREETSQKEFHNEISALINIRHRNIVKLCGFCSNSQHSFLVYEYLDKGSLASILSKEDEAKKLDWSRRVRIVKGVAHALSYMHHDCVPPIVHRDISSSNILLDYDYEPCVSDFGTAKLLNPDSSNWSSLAGTYGYVAPELAYTMKVTEKCDVYSFGVLALEVIMGKRLGDLISSFSSPSACENKLLKDVLDQRLPPPTPEVEDELTTIASVAIACRHSQPQSRPTMHMVSQLLSLQNATSTGGPGITLEQLIKI from the exons ATGGTGAGATTTTCAACTTATTGTGATAAAGTATGCTTTCTAGCTTGCCTTATCTTGTATCTTCAGCTAGCTTCATCACCAAAAAGTGCTTTTGCTTCTGCCAATTCCACTGAAGCAGAAGCACTCCTCAAATGGAAAGCTAGCtttcaaaaccaaacccaaaacaacCTGACCTCATGGATTAAGGCAAATGAAGCCCCATGCAATACTTGGGTTGGTGTTTCATGCAACTCTGCTGGAAGTGTCAACAGATTAAACCTCACCAATTCTGGTATACAAGGTACTCTACTTCAATTTCCATTCATGTCTTTGCCTAATCTTGCATATGTTGACCTCAGCTTGAATGAACTTTTTGATCAAATCCCACCTGAGATCAGTTCCCTCACCAAACTCATCTATTTCGATATATCCTACAATCAAATGTCTGGAAAAATCCCACCCGAAATCGGTCTTTTAACAAATCTTCAGGTTCTTCACCTAAATGCAAATAAGTTCAACGGCTCAATTCCTCAAGAAATAGGCCAACTTAAATTCGTCTATGAGCTAGCTCTAAACTTCAACAATTTAGAGGGTTCAATTCCAGCTTCTGTCGGTAATTTGAGCCAATTGACTTCTTTGATTCTCTTCGGAAACCAACTTTCGGGTCCTATCCCTCCCGAAATAGGAAACCTTTCGAAGTTGGTTGAACTTTACTTGTTTGACAACTATTTATCAGGCCCAATCCCTCTGAGTTTCGGAAACTTGAAAAATCTAACCACGATGATGTTGTACAACAATACCCTTTCTGGCTCTATCCCAACTTCTTTGTGCAATTTGACAAACCTtgtttatctctctctctacgaTAATAAACTTTCCGGCACTATTCCTCAAGAGATTGGAAGCTTGAAATTTCTTGTGTCTCTAGAGCTGACCAACAATCAGCTCAACGGAACCGTTCCCTCTTCGTTTGGCAACTTGAGCAGCCTAGAAAACCTATACCTCCGCGGTAACCAATTATCTGGATCAATCCCCCAAGAGATGGAGAATCTAATCAAGTTGACTATACTTGACTTGGCTATTAACCGATTTTCTGGTTATTTGCCTCGAGATATATGTAGAGGTGGATTGCTACAAAGGTTTAGTGCAGAAAACAACGAATTTTCAGGTCCAATCCCGAAAAGCTTGAAAGGTTGCAAGAGCTTAGTCAGAGTCCGTCTTGAAGGGAACCAGTTTACAAGCAATATATCTGAAGACTTTGGTGTCTATCCGAATCTTCAGTTTGTAGACCTAAGCGACAACAACATGTATGGTGAAATCTCAGACATCTGGGGACAGTGTCCAAACTTAACAACTCTAATATTTGCGGGGAACAACCTTACTGGTAGCATACCATCTGAGATTGCCAATGCAACAAACCTTCAAGAACTCGATTTTTCTTCGAATCATCTGGTTGGGGTGGTTCCCAAGGATTTGGGGAGATTGGCTTCGATGGTGAACCTAAAACTGAATGGCAATAAACTTTTGGGTTCTATACCCTCTGAATTTGGAGCATTCACTGAACTCGAATATCTTGACGTGTCAACCAACAAGCTGAACGGCTCAATTCCAAGCACTTTTGGCGAATTGGTCAGTTTAAACTACTTGAATTTGAGCAACAACAATTTCAGTCAAGAAATTCCATTTCAGTTGGGGCAGTTATTTCACCTGTCACAATTAGATTTAAGTCATAACTCACTTGAAGGTAAGATACCATCAGAAATGAGCAATATGCAGAGCTTGGAGCGACTGAATCTTTCCCACAATAATCTTTCCGGTCTCATTCCAGCAACGTTTGATGGAATGCGCGGCTTGCTGTACGTGGACGTATCCTACAATCACTTGCAGGGTCCCATCCCCAACAACAAGGCATTTCAAGATGCCCACAGCTTTGAAGGGAATGTAGGTTTGTGTGGAAATGTTGTAGGACTACAATCCTGCAATAAGCACgtctcaaaaagaaaaaacaacagAAAACTCGTGTTTGCAATTGTTTTCCCTATCTTGGGAGTAGTTTTACTTGCTTTCCTTGCAATTGTCTTCATtaaaacaagaagaaagaaagagccAGAAACAGACAAGAGCGATAtccatgatgaagaagaagtttTTTCAATCTCCCTTTTTGATGGAAAAAAATTGTATTCGGAGATCATAAGAGCAACCGATGGTTTTAACTCCATATATTGTATTGGGAAGGGAGGATCTGGAAGTGTCTACAAGGCAAAGCTACCATCAGGCAGCATAGTTGCAGTGAAGAAACTCCATCAAAAACTTGACAGGGAGGAGACATCACAGAAGGAGTTCCACAATGAAATAAGTGCACTAATCAATATACGACATCGAAATATTGTGAAACTTTGTGGTTTCTGTTCAAATTCACAGCACTCCTTTCTGGTCTATGAGTATCTTGACAAGGGTAGTCTGGCTTCAATCTTGAGCAAAGAAGACGAAgcaaaaaaattggattggagTAGAAGGGTGAGAATTGTAAAAGGCGTAGCTCATGCACTGTCTTACATGCATCATGATTGCGTGCCACCAATTGTACACCGGGACATATCAAGCAGCAACATTTTGCTGGATTACGACTACGAGCCTTGTGTTTCGGACTTCGGCACTGCTAAGCTTTTGAATCCAGACTCATCGAATTGGAGCTCTCTTGCAGGCACATACGGATATGTAGCACCAG AGTTGGCATACACAATGAAGGTAACTGAGAAATGTGACGTTTATAGCTTCGGAGTGCTGGCACTGGAAGTGATCATGGGAAAGCGACTAGGCGATTTAATCTCGTCCTTTTCGTCTCCATCCGCGTGTGAAAACAAATTGCTGAAGGATGTATTGGACCAACGGCTTCCACCTCCTACACCTGAAGTTGAAGATGAACTGACAACCATTGCAAGTGTAGCAATCGCATGCAGGCATTCGCAACCGCAATCTAGGCCAACAATGCACATGGTTTCTCAGTTGTTATCATTACAAAATGCAACTTCCACTGGAGGACCAGGCATCACACTTGAACAACTCATTAAGATTTGA